A region of Candidatus Omnitrophota bacterium DNA encodes the following proteins:
- a CDS encoding PilZ domain-containing protein — MFWMKRDRKKIGEILVNKSLITEKQLKDALQRQRKKGERLGTNLADMGYLDEDEILPHVAQQRRIPFISLERYNINYHATATIPYEVMCACKVVPLDIIKDIITIAIADVPSEDLVKRIEKLTGLKVKAVMITKGDFKRYIETYNLSVVDKDRERVETGTAEYIDLPGYHGQERRRYIRFNRKLKVKYEFREEFNINRSINVSRGGVLVKSKSPIPENTHIILRMELPSRHEDIIVISRVVWTEKTSDEDGYLVALSFSSMDAADNRALINFIESLPK, encoded by the coding sequence ATGTTCTGGATGAAGAGGGATAGGAAAAAGATCGGCGAAATTCTCGTAAATAAGAGCCTTATTACGGAGAAACAGCTTAAAGATGCCCTTCAGCGCCAGAGGAAGAAGGGCGAGCGTCTTGGTACGAATCTTGCCGATATGGGCTATCTTGATGAAGATGAGATACTGCCCCACGTAGCCCAGCAACGCCGCATACCGTTTATATCCCTCGAAAGATACAATATAAATTATCACGCGACTGCTACAATTCCCTATGAAGTAATGTGCGCCTGCAAAGTAGTGCCTCTTGACATAATAAAAGATATAATAACGATTGCAATCGCGGATGTGCCTTCTGAAGATTTGGTCAAAAGAATAGAAAAACTGACCGGCCTCAAAGTCAAAGCCGTTATGATAACAAAAGGGGATTTCAAGCGCTACATCGAGACTTATAATCTTTCGGTTGTTGATAAAGACAGAGAAAGGGTCGAAACGGGCACTGCGGAATATATAGATTTGCCGGGCTATCATGGCCAAGAGAGAAGGCGCTATATTCGCTTTAATCGGAAACTGAAGGTCAAATATGAGTTCAGGGAAGAATTTAATATTAACCGCTCTATCAATGTAAGCCGCGGCGGCGTTCTTGTAAAATCAAAATCTCCGATCCCTGAAAATACCCACATTATTTTACGCATGGAACTGCCTTCAAGGCATGAGGATATAATAGTAATATCCAGGGTTGTATGGACAGAAAAGACGAGCGATGAGGATGGTTATCTGGTCGCTCTTAGTTTTAGCAGTATGGATGCCGCCGATAACAGGGCACTGATAAATTTTATAGAATCACTTCCCAAATAA